In a single window of the Penaeus chinensis breed Huanghai No. 1 chromosome 4, ASM1920278v2, whole genome shotgun sequence genome:
- the LOC125025053 gene encoding solute carrier family 10 member 6-like: protein MLFNNVNMGAQLDLEVIIGVFKRPLGPACGFLSQFVCMPVVSFLLGWAFFTNPLDRLGLFTLGCCPGGTMSNFWTLMYNGDINLSITMTAVSTVAAMGMMPLWMFTLGQKLLSQNSNLKIPFGNLAGSLISLTVPVIIGIIIKHKRPDWAKKGSRIIKPFTFTIILFFMTIGIFNSYKAFMMMTWEMPVAGIILAFCGYAFGAVFAKLWCLSKDKVIAISIETALQNPGVAFILLKLSLPSPDSDLATLPVVATIMMTGPPLMMVYAIILLLRRFTNLLPDKKGQQKTLDSRPKDEKEGGQEQVTVAFLPEADQAEYTMSRTEEKLTQHAIVLEGLTKKKLMET, encoded by the exons ATGCTGTTCAACAACGTAAACATGGGCGCCCAGCTGGACCTCGAAGTGATCATCGGTGTGTTCAAGAGACCGCTTGGCCCCGCCTGCGGCTTCCTCTCCCAGTTCGTGTGCATGCCTGTG GTGAGTTTTCTCCTGGGCTGGGCGTTTTTCACCAATCCTCTGGACCGCCTGGGGCTTTTCACTCTCGGCTGTTGCCCCGGGGGGACTATGTCAAATTTCTGGACTTTGATGTATAACGGAGACATCAATCTCTCTATCACCATGACAGCTGTGTCCACTGTGGCAGCAATGG GTATGATGCCTCTGTGGATGTTTACACTTGGCCAGAAGCTCCTGAGTCAAAACAGCAACTTGAAAATCCCATTTGGTAACTTGGCtggttctctcatctctctcaccgtCCCTGTTATCATTGGGATTATCATCAA GCACAAGCGACCCGATTGGGCTAAAAAGGGATCACGGATCATAAAACCTTTTACGTTCACCATCATTTTGTTCTTCATGACG ATCGGCATTTTCAACTCGTACAAGGCGTTCATGATGATGACCTGGGAGATGCCCGTCGCCGGCATCATCCTAGCCTTCTGCGGGTATGCCTTCGGCGCCGTGTTCGCGAAGCTCTGGTGTCTCTCGAAGGATAAGGTCATCGCCATCAGCATCGAGACGGCGCTGCAGAATCCTGGCGTGGCTTTCATTCTCCTTAAGCTGTCTTTACCCAGTCCTGACAG CGATCTGGCCACCTTGCCTGTTGTCGCGACAATCATGATGACTGGCCCCCCTCTAATGATGGTCTATGCCATCATTCTGCTTCTACGCCGGTTCACAAATCTCCTTCCTGATAAGAAGGGCCAGCAGAAGACCCTAGACTCGAGAccaaaggatgagaaagaaggaggacagGAACAAGTGACAGTCGCATTCTTACCGGAGGCTGACCAAGCTGAATACACGATGAGCCGGACGGAAGAGAAACTGACCCAACATGCTATCGTTCTTGAAGGCTTAACCAAAAAGAAACTGATGGAAACATAA